The nucleotide sequence CCACGGAATATCTGCAGAAAGCCGGGCTGGACAAGGCTGTGGCCGACAAACTGCTGGTGGTGGCCACCGTTCCCCAGGTGACGACCTATGTCCAAAGCGGCGAGGTGGATGCCGGATTCGTCAACCGCACCGACGTCATGGACCTGGGCGACGCCATCGGCGGCTATCTGGAAATCGACCCGTCCCTCTACGACCCCATCGACCTGGCCGCCTTGCCCTTGGCCGACGCCAAGAATACCCAGGCCATCAAGGCTTTCGCCGCTTTCCTGGAGACTCCCCAAGCCCGGGAAATCCTCAAGAAGCACGGTTTGTAATGCCGCGCATCGGCATCGGCCTTGGGGCCGTCCGACCCTTGGCGGCGGCGCGGACAAGGCGCTACCGCGCTGCCCGCCGCCGGGGGGATCGGGCATGATCCCGGCGACGCTTGCGGCCACGGCCGCCGACCCGGACGTGCTGTTCTCCATCCGGCTCACGCTGCGGGTCATGGCCGTGGCCGTGCCGCTGTTTTTCCTGCTTGGCGTGCCGCTGGGCTATGTACTTGGCCGGGGCCGGGGGCGCTTGGTGGCCGCCCTGGACGTGACCGTGTCGCTGCCCTTGGTGTTGCCGCCCATGGCCGTGGGCTTTTTTCTCCTGCTGCTCCTTGGCCGAAACGGTCTTTTCGGCGGGCCGTTGGGCAAAATCGCCGGTATTGAGATCATCTTCGGCTTTCCGGGATTGGTGGTGGCGGCGGTGGTGTCGGGGCTGCCGCTTATGGTGCGGCCGGTGCAGGCGGCGGTGCGGGGCGACCTCACGCGGCTCATGGAACTCTCGGCTGTGCTGGGTAAGTCTTCGGCCGAGACCTTCGTGTGGGTGGTCCTGCCCCATTGCCGCCGCAGCGTGGCCGCCGGTATGTTCCTGGCCGTGGGGAGAGCCCTGGGCGAGGTCGGGGTGAGTTTGCTCCTTGGCGGCGACATCATCGGCCGCACCAACACGGTGTCGCTGGAAATCTACAACGCCGTCTTTTCAGGCCAGTACGACCGGGCCGGTTATCTGGCCGGACTGCTCTGTCTGGTCTCCCTGGCCCTGACCTGGCTGCTCAAGCGGACCGGCCGGGGCTAAGGCCGCCTGACGCATTCCCGTTGTTTGCTGTTACGACATGGTGACGCCAGAGCTTGACAATCATTCTCATTGTCGTTACTTCTCGGACAACAAGGAGACAGGCATGGCCCCGTATGGAGCGCTTTCCACTTTTCCGGCCGGTAGCCGCGTGCGCGTCGAGACGTTGTGCGACTGTCCCCGGGCGCGCGGAAGGCTGTGCGCCATGGGCATCACGCCCGGCACGGTGGTGGAAATCACTTCCTGCTGCGGCGGGCCGGTCTGTCTGCGGGCCAGGGGCGCGTGCATGACGTTGGGGCACGGCTTGGCCGAAAAGGTGTACGGCCGGCTGGACGCCGTGGCCACGGTCTGAAAGGCCGGGAGAACGTCAGCACATGGAGCAGGAAACGATCATCGGCATGCGCCAGTTGCAGGTCGGCCAGAAGGCCCGCATCGTCAGCGTGGGCGCTTCGGGAGAGATGGGACGCCGCATCCGCGACATGGGGCTGGTGCCCGGCACGGAAGTCGCCATCATCGGCCGCGCGCCGTTGCGCGACCCGGTGGCCCTTCGCCTCAAGGCCTTCACCCTGACCCTGCGCAACAGCGAGGCTGACCACATTACCGTGTCGCCGCTGTAGGGTTTTTCGACGTACACTTGCGTCATTGGCCGGTCGCCCTTGGGCGGCCTTTTTGTTTTCGGCCGGGGCCGCCTGCGGCGTCTTGCCTGCGGGATAATGTCGGGGTATGGCCTGCCGGACGGGGACAGGGTCCCGGAAAGGGCCGCATCCCCCGGGAGGAAACCATGGCGGACCAAGATATTGCCGGAAAGGCCGGGGAGCATTTTGCCGCCGGCTGCAACTGCGCCCAGGCGGTGTTACGCTGCTTTGCCGACCAGTATGGCCTCGACGCCGACACGGCCGTGCGTCTGGCCACGGGGTTTGGCGTGGGCATGGGGCGCGGCGGGGCCTGCGGCGCGGTTTCCGGCGCGGTGATGGTGCTGGGGTTGGCCGGGGGCGGCGGCGGGCCGGACGGCGCGGCGGCCAAGGCCGCCACCTATGCCCGGGCTCGGGAATTTTACGACCGCTTTCTGGAACGCCATGGGTCGCTTATCTGCCGCGACCTCATGGAGCTTGATCCTTCGACCCCCGACGGCCTGGAGCAGGCCCGGCGCGAAGGGCGTTTTACCGCCCGGTGCAGCCGCTATGTGGGCGACGCCGCCGCCATTGTCTCGGCCATGATCGAGAGCCTGCCGCCGCGCGTCTGACGCCCGAGGACTTCATCTTCCATTACGGCTCAAGCGGGGCATGAACAATCGAAAAAGCCCCCGCGTTGCCTTGGCAGCGCGGGGGCTTTGTGATTGTGCGAAACGACCGACCTAGAAGCGTTCGAAGTCGCTGTCGTCGGCGTCATTGCCCAGATTCGCCTTGGTGGCAGCAGGGCGGGCAGGCCGAATGACCGGACGGGACGACTTGCGGCCGGAGGCCAGGGCCTTGGGGGCGCTGGGTCGGCGGGTCATGGTGTCAAGGCGGAAGTAAGCCACGGTGTCCTGGAGCTGCAGGGCCTGGCTCGACAGTTCCTGGGCGGTGGAAGCCATTTCCTCGGAGGCCGAAGCGTTTTGCTGCACGACCTGATCGAGCTGCTGGATGGCCCGGTTGACCTGCTCGGCTCCGGAATTTTGCTCCACGCTTGAGGCCGTGATTTCCTGGATGAGTTCGGTGGTGCGCTGGATGTCCGGCACGATGCGGGCCAGCAGTTCGCCGGCCTTTTCGGCGATCTGCACGCTGGACGAGGACAGTTCGCTGATTTCCCCGGCCGCGTTGCCGCTGCGTTCGGCCAGCTTGCGCACTTCGGCCGCGACCACGGCGAAGCCCTTGCCGTGCTCGCCGGCCCGGGCCGCCTCGATGGCGGCATTAAGGGCCAGCAGGTTGGTCTGGCGGGCGATTTCCTCGATGATGCCGATTTTTTCGGCGATCTGCTTCATGGCGCCCACGGTCTTGGCCACGGCTTCGCCGCCGTTTTGGGCGTCGGAGGCGGTCTTGAGCGCCATCTGTTCGGTCTGCTTGGCGTTGTCGGCGTTCTGGCGGATATTGGCGGCCATTTCTTCCATGGACGAAGAGATTTCTTCGACGCTGGCCGCCTGTTCGGTGGCGCCCTGGGACAGGCTCTGGGTGGTGGCCGAAAGCTCTTCGGAACCCGAGGCCACGTTTTCCGCCCCGGACTGCACCTGGCCGACCACTTCGCGCAGCTTTTCGATCATGTGGCGCAGGGCCTTGGCCAGATCGCCGATCTCGTCTTTCTGGTCGATCTCGATGCGCTGGTTGAGGTCGCCGGCAGCCAGGCCTTCGGCGGCGCGCACGCCCAGGAGAATGGGACGCGTGATCATGCGAGAGATGACGATGCCCAGGAGCAGCGCCATCACCACGCCAAAGCCGATGCCGACGATGGCGATCATCCTGGCCTTGGCGGCGGCGGCTTCGCCTTCGGCCTGGCTCTTTTCGGCGTCGGCCACGGATAGGGTCATGAGCCGGTCAAGGAGCTCGAAGCAGCGGATCTGCTTGTCGCGCACCGTGACCATGGCGTCCTGGCGCATCCGGGCATAGATTTCCTCGACACGCCCCACTTCGTCGGCCATGAGATTGAACTGGGCCACGGTCTGTTCCACGGGTTCGTGGATATCCGTGCGGACAAGGGTCAGCATCTCTTCTTTGGGAGCGTTTTTGGCGGCCATTTCCTTGAGGCGGGCCACGCCGCGATGCAGTTTTTCGTGCACTTGGCGCAAATCCTGGATAGCCTTTTTGAAGACCGGGTTATTGATGTTGCGCCCGGTCGAGGCCATCCATTGCCCGAAATTGCACTGCTCGGGGTTGTCGCCGCCGGCCAGGGGCTTGCCGGACAAGGCTAGGCCGTAGGCGTCGTCGAGCAGTTTGTAGTGGTCGCCGCGAAATAAATAGATCTTCTGGCGCAGGACCGCAGGGTCGTCTATATCGGTCTTGTCCCACTGTTTGGCCAGCTCGAAGGTTTCGTTGTTGATTTTGACCCATTCCTGCCAGGCCGGGCCGAATTCCCGCCACAGGCGTTCGGCTTCGGGGGATTTGGGTAGTTTATCATATTCATCCCAGGACTTGCGGTAGGTGTCGCGCACCCGGGCGATATTTTCATACTGCCGATCCCGGTCTTTCTGGTCGAGTCCGGGAATGAGCAGGCTGCGCTGCGCCACCCGGACGGTCTCGCCGGCGATCTTGATCAGCTGCAGATCGCGCACGGTGGGCAGGCTGACGTCGGTGACGGTTTGCAGGTGGCTGGTCACATTGGACAGACCCGACAAGCCGACCAGACCGACAATAAGGGTGATGGCCGCCGTGACGAGAAAACCGCCGACCAGTTTGACCCCGAGCTTCAAGTTGCGCATGTAACAATCTCCTGCGGTTCCGTCTTGCTTGTTGCCGTATCGACGAAACAAGACATTTCCCTAAGGGGGCGCGGGAAGATTTGTCAAACGGTTCGGCTTGGCTCGGGGGCGGGCGTTCCATTGTCGGCCGCCAGCCTGCCGTCGGCGATTTCCACCAGACGACCGGCCATGCGGGCGTAGAGCGGTTCGTGGGTGACCAGCACCACGGTGAGGCCTTCCTTGTTGAGGTCCGACAGGATGTCCATGATCTGACGGCCGGTGCCGCCGTCCAAGCTGCCGGTGGGTTCGTCGGCGAAAAGGGCCCGGGGCCGGGTGACCAGGGCCCGGGCGATGGCCACCCGCTGTTGTTCGCCGCCGGAGAGGTTGCCCGGCAGGCGCTCAGCCTTGTCGGCAAGGCCGACCCGCTCCAGGCATTCCAGGGCAAAGGCTTTGCGCGCGGCGTCCACCGGCCGCCAACCCGAGAGAAAGGGGGTTAGCACGTTTTCGAAGGCGGTGAGGTAGGGGAGCAGGTGGTGCATCTGGAAGACCATGGAGAAGTCCGTGGCCCGCAGTTTGTCGCGCTCCCGGGCGGACAGGGCGGCCAGGTCGCGGCCTTCGTAGAGCACCTGACCGCTGTCCGGGGTGAGCAGGCTGGAGAGGATGTTGAGCAGGGTGGATTTGCCCGAGCCTGACCGGCCGACCACAGCCACGAATTCGCCGGCCGTGACGGAAAGCGACACGCCGCGCAGGGCCGGGGCGTTGCCGGTCTCGCCGGCGAAAGTCTTGACGATGTCCTTGGCGACTAGCATTAGTGTTTTCCTTGATGGGGGGTCCGGGGGCCTCAGGCCCCCGGCCGCCGGAGGCTCTTGCTTTTGGGCTACAACATCACCAGCGCCTGGGACGGCTCGATGCGGGAGGCGGCCAGGGCCGGGGGCAGCGAGGCCAGGCTGGTCAGGGCGGCCACGCCCACGAACACCAGGGCGAACTGCAGGGGATCGAATGTGGGCGCGGCCTGTTCGCCCAGGTCAAGTAGCGCCATGAGCCGGCCGCTGGCGGCAAAGCCTGCCGCCTGGCCGATGACCGCCGCCGTGGCCCCGAGGAGCAGCGCCTCCAGATGCATGAGCAGGAACACCGAACCCTTGGAGAATCCCAGGGCCCGCAGCAGGCCGATCTCGTTTTTGCGCTCGTTGACCGAGGAGAAGATCGACAGGCCGATCATGACGCAGGCCGTGAGCAGGATGACGCCGGACACGGCAAAGGCCAGATGTTTGACGAAATCCACGGTCATCATCCGGCTTTTGACCACCTGTTGCATGGCCTTGACCTCGGCTCCGGGCAGATTTGCGCCGATTTGGGCCGTGATCTCCTCGATGGGGCAGCCGGCGCACAGGGCCGCCACTTCGACGAAGTGGATGCGGTTGACCTTGCCGGCGGCGGCCTGCAAGGCGTGGAGATCGGCGAAAAGGAGCTTGTCGTCCTCGGAGCCGGTGGGGCCAAGGACGCCGGCCACGGTGAAGTCGCGCCCTTCCAGGGTCACGACGGACCCCGGGGCGAGGTTCAGGCGGGCCGCCGCCTCGCTGCCGGCCAGCAGGCCGAAGGAATCCAGGGAGAGCGTGCCGGCTTCGGTGAACCAGTGGCTTTTGATCTGGCGTTCCTGCTCGAAATCCACGCCGATGACGCCGACCGGCGTGTCGGCCACCCGGGCCAGCAGCACGAACTTTGGGGCCACGGCGCTTAAGCGGTCCTTGTGGTGGATACCGGAAATGGCGGCCAGGGTCTCGTCTTCCTTGAAATACTTGATGTCCACCGAGACGTCGCCCAGGGCCATGCCGCCGTAGCCCACCGACAGCGTTTCGGTTTTTGGGCTGACCAGGATGTTGGCCCCGTAGGCGGCGAGCTTGGATTCCAGGCTCTCGCCCACGGCCTTGGACAATTCGACCAGGGCCGTCACCGAGGCCACGCCCACGGCGAAGACCACGGCCGTCAGCAGGCTTCTTGCCAGTTTACGGCGTAAATTGCGCAGCGGAATGGTCAGGATGTTCACGGTTCCTCGCTGGGTGTGGTGTTGCCGGCGGCCCATGGCCGTTTGGTTGCGGGAACGTTCCCCCAATGCGCGCCGGGCCGAGTGTCGCGTCTAGGAAAAGCGCTTAGGGCGTTTCGCGGACAACAGGCTATCACCATTATTTTCTTCAAAATACTTCCGTATTTTTGAAGGGCCGTGCCGTCTAGAAGTAAGCCGCTCCGGCGGCGAGATCGGCCATTTTGATGCGCACGGATTCGCCTGCGACCTCCGAGGCCAGGGGCGAAGGGTTGCAGCCGCCGCGCTGGTCGCCCACCATGTTCATGTGGAAGCGCCGGCCGCAGTTGATGCAGAGCATGAAGTCGCCTTCCTGACGGTAGCCTTTTTTCTCGGGATAACACACGTCGCAGGCGTCCAGGGCGGTGCGCACCCGGCCGTCCTTGGTTTTGACGGCGAAAAAGCGCACTTCCTTGCCGGCGGCGTCCACAGCGTAAAAGTGGGCCTTGCCGTCGGTTAGATCGGCCACTGGAAAGGAAACGACGCCATCGGCCGGCTTGAGGCTGGTCGGGCCGGACGAAAAGCCAAGCAGGGCATGGCCGGGGCCGGCGGCGACAAACAGAACGGCCAGACAGGCCAGAGCTACGGGCAGCAGGCGTTTGGGGGCGGAGAAGGGCATAGGGGGTTCCTTTGGCTGACAAGCGTAGTGGGGGAGCCGGAAAAGGCTACAAGTGCGGTCGGAATTTAAGCAATGCCCGTGCCAGGGGTGGGCCGTCCCGACCGCTGTCTAGCCCGGTTCGGCCGGAAGTCGTGTTTGGAACGGGGGATGCAGACGTTGGGGACAGACGCCGGCCGGCAGCTTGGCCATTGCCCAGGCGTCGCTTTTCTAGACAGTAGCCCCTTAGGTGTGTATAGAATGTATGCAACATGGCTGTTTTCTATCCAGGCGCTTCCGAGCGCTGCCCAGGCGGGTCCGTGCGCCAGATAATCAAGCGCTGGTCGTTTCGCGGCGGCGCGTCGCCTTTGCTGCTGCTTGGCGCGGCCGGCATCCTGGCCGCCGTGGTGGCGGCCATGGCGGCCATGGACCTGGGCCGCGAAAAGCAATACATGACCCAGCTTTTGCTGGAAAAAGGCGCGGCGCTCATCAAGGCTTTCGAGGCCGGGGCGCGCACCGGGATGCGGGGCGGCTTTGGCGCGGACATCCGGCTGCAGCATCTCATCGAGGAAACCGCCAACCAGCCCGGCATCTTCGCCATCGCCGTCACCGACGAGGACGGGCGCATCCTGGCCCACAGCGATGCCTCGCGCATCGGCCAGGCGCTTTTCGATCCGCCGGTCATGGCCGAGCTGGCCCCGGACGCCGCCGAGAAATGGCGGCTGGCCGTGGAGGAAGAGGCCGGGCGCGAGTCGTTTTTGGTCTACCGGCGCTTCGTGCCTTCCTCCGCCGGCCGAGGCCCCCACGGGCTGCGCGCCCATCCACCGGTTGGCGAGCGGGAGTTTCTGTGCACCGAGGACTGCGACGCCAAGGGCGTGCGCCGGCCCCTGCGCGGCGTGCCGCTCATTATTTTCGTCGCCCTGGACGTGGCCCCCATCGAGGCTGCACGGCGGGCCGATCTGCACAACATGCTGACCTCGGCCTCGGTCATCCTCATTGTGGGCCTGGGCGGCGTGCTCGGGCTTTTCTGGGCCCAGAGCTACCGGGCCCAGCGCAAGGCCCTGCGCCAGACCACGGCCCTGGCCTCGGAAGTGGTGGCGGCCATGCCGGCGGGACTGATCCTCATCGGCCCCGACGATAAGGTGGCCATGGCCAACGGCGCGGCCGAACAGTTGGCCGGCGTCGCTCCGGGCGGGCTGGTCGGCCGCGAAGCCGCCTCGGTCCTGCCCTGGGAAGAGGTGCGCCGGCCGGCCGCCGACGAGCGCGAGATGGACATGTCCCTG is from Solidesulfovibrio magneticus RS-1 and encodes:
- a CDS encoding FeoA family protein; amino-acid sequence: MEQETIIGMRQLQVGQKARIVSVGASGEMGRRIRDMGLVPGTEVAIIGRAPLRDPVALRLKAFTLTLRNSEADHITVSPL
- a CDS encoding DUF2318 domain-containing protein; this encodes MPFSAPKRLLPVALACLAVLFVAAGPGHALLGFSSGPTSLKPADGVVSFPVADLTDGKAHFYAVDAAGKEVRFFAVKTKDGRVRTALDACDVCYPEKKGYRQEGDFMLCINCGRRFHMNMVGDQRGGCNPSPLASEVAGESVRIKMADLAAGAAYF
- a CDS encoding molybdate ABC transporter permease subunit, giving the protein MIPATLAATAADPDVLFSIRLTLRVMAVAVPLFFLLGVPLGYVLGRGRGRLVAALDVTVSLPLVLPPMAVGFFLLLLLGRNGLFGGPLGKIAGIEIIFGFPGLVVAAVVSGLPLMVRPVQAAVRGDLTRLMELSAVLGKSSAETFVWVVLPHCRRSVAAGMFLAVGRALGEVGVSLLLGGDIIGRTNTVSLEIYNAVFSGQYDRAGYLAGLLCLVSLALTWLLKRTGRG
- a CDS encoding ABC transporter permease, with product MNILTIPLRNLRRKLARSLLTAVVFAVGVASVTALVELSKAVGESLESKLAAYGANILVSPKTETLSVGYGGMALGDVSVDIKYFKEDETLAAISGIHHKDRLSAVAPKFVLLARVADTPVGVIGVDFEQERQIKSHWFTEAGTLSLDSFGLLAGSEAAARLNLAPGSVVTLEGRDFTVAGVLGPTGSEDDKLLFADLHALQAAAGKVNRIHFVEVAALCAGCPIEEITAQIGANLPGAEVKAMQQVVKSRMMTVDFVKHLAFAVSGVILLTACVMIGLSIFSSVNERKNEIGLLRALGFSKGSVFLLMHLEALLLGATAAVIGQAAGFAASGRLMALLDLGEQAAPTFDPLQFALVFVGVAALTSLASLPPALAASRIEPSQALVML
- a CDS encoding ATP-binding protein; translated protein: MAVFYPGASERCPGGSVRQIIKRWSFRGGASPLLLLGAAGILAAVVAAMAAMDLGREKQYMTQLLLEKGAALIKAFEAGARTGMRGGFGADIRLQHLIEETANQPGIFAIAVTDEDGRILAHSDASRIGQALFDPPVMAELAPDAAEKWRLAVEEEAGRESFLVYRRFVPSSAGRGPHGLRAHPPVGEREFLCTEDCDAKGVRRPLRGVPLIIFVALDVAPIEAARRADLHNMLTSASVILIVGLGGVLGLFWAQSYRAQRKALRQTTALASEVVAAMPAGLILIGPDDKVAMANGAAEQLAGVAPGGLVGREAASVLPWEEVRRPAADEREMDMSLAGGPVVALGVSVSAVRTEEGTPVGSLVVLRDLREVRRLEAEVRRREKLAAVGNLAAGVAHEIRNPLSSIRGYAAYFGGKFDPGSEDRQAAEIMVREVDRLNRVISELIEFSRPSDIQRRPVRLADLAGHAARLIRPDALARGVEIAVEDAPGVPDVPADPDRLAQAVLNLCLNAVQAMDAGGTLGLRTGLAPDGRAYLEVTDTGRGIDPAERDRIFDPYYTTKARGTGLGLPIAHKIVAAHGGEIRLTPRPEGGTSAMVLLPVTGGEGADTEEADAG
- a CDS encoding FeoA family protein, with the protein product MAPYGALSTFPAGSRVRVETLCDCPRARGRLCAMGITPGTVVEITSCCGGPVCLRARGACMTLGHGLAEKVYGRLDAVATV
- a CDS encoding C-GCAxxG-C-C family protein, with the translated sequence MADQDIAGKAGEHFAAGCNCAQAVLRCFADQYGLDADTAVRLATGFGVGMGRGGACGAVSGAVMVLGLAGGGGGPDGAAAKAATYARAREFYDRFLERHGSLICRDLMELDPSTPDGLEQARREGRFTARCSRYVGDAAAIVSAMIESLPPRV
- a CDS encoding ABC transporter ATP-binding protein; the encoded protein is MLVAKDIVKTFAGETGNAPALRGVSLSVTAGEFVAVVGRSGSGKSTLLNILSSLLTPDSGQVLYEGRDLAALSARERDKLRATDFSMVFQMHHLLPYLTAFENVLTPFLSGWRPVDAARKAFALECLERVGLADKAERLPGNLSGGEQQRVAIARALVTRPRALFADEPTGSLDGGTGRQIMDILSDLNKEGLTVVLVTHEPLYARMAGRLVEIADGRLAADNGTPAPEPSRTV
- a CDS encoding HAMP domain-containing methyl-accepting chemotaxis protein, with amino-acid sequence MRNLKLGVKLVGGFLVTAAITLIVGLVGLSGLSNVTSHLQTVTDVSLPTVRDLQLIKIAGETVRVAQRSLLIPGLDQKDRDRQYENIARVRDTYRKSWDEYDKLPKSPEAERLWREFGPAWQEWVKINNETFELAKQWDKTDIDDPAVLRQKIYLFRGDHYKLLDDAYGLALSGKPLAGGDNPEQCNFGQWMASTGRNINNPVFKKAIQDLRQVHEKLHRGVARLKEMAAKNAPKEEMLTLVRTDIHEPVEQTVAQFNLMADEVGRVEEIYARMRQDAMVTVRDKQIRCFELLDRLMTLSVADAEKSQAEGEAAAAKARMIAIVGIGFGVVMALLLGIVISRMITRPILLGVRAAEGLAAGDLNQRIEIDQKDEIGDLAKALRHMIEKLREVVGQVQSGAENVASGSEELSATTQSLSQGATEQAASVEEISSSMEEMAANIRQNADNAKQTEQMALKTASDAQNGGEAVAKTVGAMKQIAEKIGIIEEIARQTNLLALNAAIEAARAGEHGKGFAVVAAEVRKLAERSGNAAGEISELSSSSVQIAEKAGELLARIVPDIQRTTELIQEITASSVEQNSGAEQVNRAIQQLDQVVQQNASASEEMASTAQELSSQALQLQDTVAYFRLDTMTRRPSAPKALASGRKSSRPVIRPARPAATKANLGNDADDSDFERF